The Vibrio echinoideorum genome includes a region encoding these proteins:
- a CDS encoding sigma-54-dependent transcriptional regulator, with the protein MCHVYFIDDESDLRMAIEQSFELADVDAEFFPDAESALLAIQENGLPHVIITDICLPGISGHDLLNTVMHKDKEIPVIMITGHGDISMAVQAIHNGAYDFIEKPFANDRLIETTKRAIEKRQLTLENQELKRSLKASKALGPRIIGDTQSMTELRSIITHVADTNADILLFGETGTGKELVARSLHEQSSRREQNFVAVNCGAVPENLIESELYGHEKGAFTGAESKRVGKFEFAQGGTLFLDEIESMPMQAQIRLLRVLQERVIERVGSNGLVPLDIRVIAATKVDLKKASEEGTFRQDLYYRLNVVTLDLPPLRGRQEDIPALFHHFLLVAAARYGKTAPAIPQQELHELLAHNWPGNVRELRNTAERFVLLGKLSHLSDNTAGSTQHLSLTELVSDFEKNTLKQALIECNGSIKETMERLQLPRKTLYDKMQKHQLAKESYRQSEN; encoded by the coding sequence ATGTGTCACGTCTATTTCATTGATGATGAATCCGATTTAAGAATGGCCATTGAGCAAAGCTTTGAGCTTGCTGATGTTGACGCTGAATTCTTTCCCGATGCGGAATCGGCGCTGCTCGCTATCCAGGAAAATGGCCTTCCCCATGTGATCATCACCGACATCTGTTTGCCGGGTATTTCAGGGCATGACTTACTCAATACGGTCATGCATAAAGACAAAGAGATCCCGGTCATCATGATCACAGGGCATGGTGATATTTCAATGGCCGTGCAAGCTATCCATAACGGTGCTTACGATTTCATTGAGAAGCCCTTTGCGAATGACCGCTTAATCGAAACCACCAAACGTGCCATCGAAAAGCGCCAGTTGACGCTCGAAAACCAAGAGCTGAAGCGCTCGTTGAAGGCGAGTAAAGCACTAGGGCCGAGAATCATTGGCGACACACAATCTATGACAGAGCTACGTTCTATCATCACTCATGTTGCAGACACCAATGCCGATATTTTATTGTTTGGTGAAACGGGGACGGGTAAAGAGCTAGTTGCACGTTCTCTGCATGAACAAAGCAGTCGCCGAGAGCAAAACTTTGTCGCGGTCAACTGTGGCGCCGTTCCTGAAAACCTGATTGAAAGTGAACTCTATGGCCATGAAAAAGGTGCATTCACTGGAGCAGAAAGTAAACGTGTTGGTAAGTTCGAGTTTGCGCAAGGCGGCACACTGTTTTTAGATGAAATAGAATCCATGCCGATGCAAGCTCAAATACGACTATTACGCGTATTACAGGAGCGAGTCATTGAAAGAGTGGGCTCGAACGGATTAGTACCGCTGGATATTCGCGTGATTGCCGCAACTAAAGTCGATCTAAAAAAAGCTTCTGAGGAAGGCACTTTTCGCCAAGACCTCTATTACAGACTCAATGTTGTTACTCTAGACTTGCCGCCGTTAAGAGGTCGCCAAGAAGACATCCCTGCGCTTTTTCACCACTTCTTATTGGTCGCAGCCGCTCGTTATGGCAAGACCGCTCCCGCGATTCCACAACAAGAGCTACACGAACTTTTAGCCCACAATTGGCCCGGAAACGTACGAGAATTACGTAATACAGCTGAGCGTTTTGTGCTTTTAGGCAAGCTGTCTCATTTATCAGACAACACCGCAGGATCAACTCAGCATTTGTCTCTAACGGAACTCGTCTCTGACTTTGAGAAAAACACGTTAAAGCAAGCGCTTATTGAGTGTAATGGCAGCATAAAAGAGACCATGGAAAGGCTTCAACTTCCGCGTAAAACTCTCTATGACAAGATGCAAAAACATCAACTTGCGAAAGAGTCATACCGACAGAGCGAAAACTAA
- a CDS encoding TRAP transporter large permease, translating into MAMLFLFLMVIAFMLVGVPIAISLGLSSVIFLLMHSDASLASVAQTLFNAFAGHYTLLAIPFFILASSFMSTGGVAKRIIRFAIAMVGWFRGGLAMASVVACMMFAALSGSSPATVVAIGSIVIAGMIKNGYTKEFAAGVICNAGTLGILIPPSIVMVVYAAATDVSVGRMFLGGVIPGLLAGVMLMIAIYIAARIKKIPAQPFVGWGEMFAAAKDASWGLLLIVIILGGIYGGIFTPTEAAAVAAVYAFFIANFIYKDMGPFADKKNTTPALVKVFQTFFHKDTKDTLYDAGKLTIMLLFIIANALILKHVLTEERIPQMITESMLSAGLGPITFLIVVNVLLLIGGQFMEPSGLLIIVAPLVFPIAIALGIDPIHLGIMMVVNMEIGMITPPVGLNLFVTAGVAKMSMMNVVKAALPWVGVMFLFLIIVTYVPWVSTWLPTTLMGPEIITK; encoded by the coding sequence ATGGCAATGTTATTTCTATTTTTAATGGTAATTGCTTTCATGTTGGTCGGTGTACCAATTGCGATTTCCCTTGGTTTATCGAGCGTCATATTCTTGTTGATGCACTCTGATGCGTCACTAGCTTCGGTTGCACAAACGCTGTTTAATGCATTTGCAGGCCACTACACACTCTTAGCGATTCCTTTCTTTATCTTGGCCTCTAGCTTCATGTCCACAGGTGGTGTGGCGAAACGTATTATCCGTTTTGCTATCGCAATGGTCGGCTGGTTCCGCGGCGGTTTAGCGATGGCGTCGGTTGTGGCATGTATGATGTTCGCAGCGTTATCTGGATCGTCTCCAGCAACGGTAGTGGCAATCGGTAGTATTGTTATCGCTGGTATGATCAAAAACGGCTACACAAAAGAATTCGCGGCAGGGGTTATCTGTAATGCGGGTACTTTAGGTATCTTGATTCCACCGTCAATTGTTATGGTTGTTTACGCTGCAGCGACGGATGTATCTGTAGGTCGTATGTTCCTCGGTGGCGTTATTCCTGGCCTGTTGGCCGGTGTGATGTTGATGATTGCTATCTACATTGCAGCACGTATTAAGAAGATTCCTGCACAGCCTTTTGTGGGCTGGGGTGAGATGTTCGCAGCAGCAAAAGACGCAAGTTGGGGTCTGCTACTGATTGTCATTATTTTGGGTGGTATCTACGGCGGTATCTTTACACCGACGGAAGCGGCGGCAGTGGCAGCGGTATACGCGTTCTTTATTGCCAACTTTATCTATAAAGATATGGGGCCTTTCGCTGATAAGAAGAATACAACGCCTGCTTTGGTTAAAGTGTTCCAAACCTTCTTCCATAAAGACACCAAAGACACGCTCTATGATGCAGGTAAGCTGACGATCATGCTGCTGTTTATCATTGCCAATGCTCTGATTCTTAAGCATGTACTGACAGAGGAACGCATTCCTCAGATGATCACTGAGTCTATGCTTTCTGCAGGCTTAGGTCCGATCACCTTCTTGATTGTGGTGAACGTTCTACTCTTGATTGGTGGGCAGTTCATGGAGCCATCAGGCTTGCTGATCATCGTTGCGCCATTGGTATTCCCAATTGCAATTGCACTGGGCATCGACCCCATTCACCTAGGCATCATGATGGTTGTGAACATGGAGATAGGGATGATAACGCCGCCTGTTGGGCTCAATTTGTTTGTGACCGCCGGGGTCGCGAAGATGTCGATGATGAACGTGGTAAAAGCAGCGTTGCCGTGGGTTGGCGTGATGTTCTTGTTCTTGATTATCGTAACTTACGTACCTTGGGTATCAACATGGTTACCAACCACATTGATGGGTCCCGAAATTATTACTAAATAG
- a CDS encoding TRAP transporter small permease, translated as MDNPQMEQPNSSESALETSLFSKVGRVTDVIEESLIAFFLGAMTLLTFANVVFRYAFNGNILWALELTVFMFAWMVLVGASYGVKKHFHIGVDVIINLAPEKLRKVYALIAVTSCLAFSILLLIGSWNYWYPFATERAWYETDDIPMPEMLQFLADWLNEGERYEKLPRFIPYMALPIGMAMLTFRFIQIAYQVATGKLDRMIAGHEAEEELDALKADVLAGSDEDATAVLNSTKQNKANESGTKSNGKED; from the coding sequence ATGGATAATCCTCAAATGGAACAACCAAATTCTAGCGAATCAGCACTGGAAACCTCTCTTTTTTCCAAAGTCGGAAGAGTTACGGATGTGATTGAAGAGTCATTAATCGCATTTTTCCTTGGCGCAATGACGCTACTTACTTTTGCCAATGTGGTATTTCGATACGCATTCAATGGCAATATCTTGTGGGCACTAGAACTGACGGTGTTCATGTTCGCTTGGATGGTGTTAGTAGGCGCATCTTATGGCGTTAAAAAACACTTCCACATTGGCGTTGATGTCATTATTAACCTTGCCCCAGAAAAGCTACGTAAAGTGTATGCGTTGATCGCCGTTACAAGCTGCCTGGCCTTTTCAATCTTACTTCTTATAGGTTCTTGGAATTACTGGTACCCGTTCGCGACTGAGCGCGCTTGGTACGAGACCGATGATATTCCAATGCCCGAGATGCTTCAGTTTCTTGCTGACTGGCTGAATGAAGGCGAGCGATACGAGAAACTGCCACGTTTTATTCCTTATATGGCGCTGCCGATTGGTATGGCAATGCTGACGTTCCGATTCATCCAAATCGCTTATCAAGTGGCGACGGGCAAGCTTGACCGCATGATTGCAGGCCATGAAGCCGAAGAAGAACTGGATGCATTGAAAGCTGATGTGTTAGCGGGTTCTGATGAAGACGCGACAGCGGTATTGAATTCGACTAAGCAAAACAAGGCGAACGAGTCGGGTACAAAATCTAACGGTAAGGAAGACTAA
- a CDS encoding TRAP transporter substrate-binding protein, with amino-acid sequence MFKPLTLLSVSALALTSFNAAANCDPGEIVIKFSHVTNTDKHPKGIAASLLEERVNTEMNGKACMQVFPNSTLYDDNKVLEALLNGDVQMAAPSLSKFEKFTKKYRIFDLPFLFEDVEAVDRFQNSESGEKLKNAMKRRGLQGLAFWHNGMKQMSANKPLINPEDAEGLKFRVQASDVLVAQFEQLGANPQKMSFKEVYGGLQTKVIDGQENTWSNIYGKKFFEVQDGVTETNHGILDYLVVTSNDFWKDLPEDVRTQLSTIVQEVSETRNAESSKVNLANKNNIIEAGGEVRTLTPEQREAWVAALQPVWKKFEKDIGSDLIDAALASNQ; translated from the coding sequence ATGTTTAAGCCTCTTACCCTGCTGTCTGTATCTGCTCTGGCGCTCACAAGCTTTAATGCTGCTGCAAACTGTGACCCTGGTGAAATTGTGATTAAGTTCAGTCACGTAACCAATACTGATAAGCACCCTAAAGGCATTGCTGCTTCTTTACTAGAAGAGCGAGTAAACACGGAAATGAACGGCAAAGCTTGTATGCAAGTTTTCCCGAACTCAACACTTTACGATGATAATAAGGTACTGGAAGCCCTGTTAAATGGTGATGTTCAAATGGCAGCACCATCGCTGTCTAAATTTGAGAAGTTCACTAAGAAATACCGCATTTTTGACCTTCCTTTCCTATTTGAAGATGTAGAAGCTGTTGACCGTTTCCAAAACTCAGAGTCAGGCGAAAAACTGAAGAATGCAATGAAACGTCGTGGCTTACAAGGTCTAGCGTTTTGGCACAATGGCATGAAACAGATGTCGGCGAACAAACCTCTTATCAACCCTGAAGATGCGGAAGGTTTGAAATTCCGTGTTCAAGCATCAGACGTATTGGTGGCTCAGTTTGAACAACTGGGTGCTAACCCACAGAAGATGTCTTTCAAAGAAGTATACGGTGGCCTACAAACCAAGGTTATCGATGGCCAAGAGAACACATGGTCAAACATCTACGGTAAGAAGTTCTTTGAAGTACAAGACGGCGTGACAGAAACTAACCACGGTATCCTTGATTACCTCGTAGTAACGTCAAACGACTTCTGGAAAGACCTACCTGAAGATGTACGTACACAGCTTAGTACTATCGTTCAAGAAGTCTCTGAAACACGTAATGCAGAATCTTCAAAAGTTAACCTAGCGAACAAAAATAACATCATCGAAGCCGGTGGTGAGGTTCGTACACTTACGCCTGAACAGCGTGAAGCATGGGTAGCTGCACTTCAACCAGTATGGAAGAAGTTTGAAAAAGACATCGGTTCAGACCTTATCGATGCAGCGTTAGCTTCAAACCAATAA
- a CDS encoding thioesterase family protein encodes MSQIYHHPVQIYYEDTDHSGVVYHPNFLKYFERAREHVLGSDKLATLWNEHGLGFAVYKANMTFQDGVEFAEICDIRTSFELDGKYKTLWRQEVWRKDATKPAVIGDIEMVCLDKDKQLQPVPAEVLKAMLGETS; translated from the coding sequence ATGAGTCAGATCTACCATCACCCAGTACAAATTTACTATGAAGATACCGATCACTCAGGTGTGGTTTATCACCCTAACTTTCTAAAGTACTTTGAGCGTGCGCGCGAGCATGTATTGGGTAGCGACAAACTGGCAACCTTGTGGAACGAGCATGGACTGGGGTTTGCGGTGTATAAAGCCAACATGACTTTTCAAGATGGAGTTGAGTTCGCTGAGATCTGCGACATCCGAACCTCTTTTGAACTCGATGGAAAATACAAAACGCTATGGCGACAAGAAGTGTGGCGCAAAGATGCAACTAAGCCTGCGGTGATTGGTGATATCGAAATGGTTTGCCTAGATAAAGACAAGCAACTGCAGCCAGTACCTGCCGAAGTATTAAAAGCGATGCTTGGCGAAACGAGCTAA
- a CDS encoding 4'-phosphopantetheinyl transferase family protein: MGIPIVDLWLCSLSDLHDDIDSVSYLKQRLTMDEIAKVDRYRMPSSQVQALYVRNYLRKVLSCYSDLRPEEWRFEYGEKGKPSLITEQQIKTGLNFNISHSQEHLLIAICQIQGQPLQLGVDIEHVRSSTNIDSIMKHYFSDAELTDLLELNKEEQRERFFDLWALKESYIKATGKGLATSLRSFSFDFSNLTEQTLPIHSSDFQPNLQDEIRLYSEIRLHSGIGLDLDPAQEDDISTDWQCCLGRLDDQYRFAVTLGGNLLPMQIEMRTFSLSHLF, from the coding sequence ATGGGAATACCGATTGTGGATTTGTGGCTTTGCTCTCTGAGTGATTTACATGATGATATCGATAGCGTGTCGTACTTAAAACAGAGACTCACGATGGATGAGATAGCCAAAGTTGATCGCTATCGAATGCCCTCATCTCAGGTGCAAGCTTTGTACGTTCGTAACTATCTAAGAAAGGTGTTGTCTTGCTACTCTGATTTGAGGCCAGAAGAGTGGCGGTTTGAATATGGCGAGAAAGGTAAGCCAAGCCTAATTACAGAACAACAAATTAAAACGGGATTGAATTTCAATATAAGCCATAGCCAAGAGCATTTGTTGATCGCTATTTGCCAAATCCAAGGGCAACCACTTCAACTAGGTGTAGATATCGAACATGTAAGAAGCTCGACCAATATCGACTCGATCATGAAGCACTATTTTTCAGATGCAGAACTTACGGATTTACTTGAACTCAACAAAGAAGAACAGAGAGAGCGTTTTTTCGATCTGTGGGCATTGAAAGAGTCGTACATCAAAGCGACGGGTAAGGGGCTAGCGACATCGTTGCGAAGCTTTTCGTTTGATTTCTCTAATTTGACGGAGCAAACATTGCCAATTCACTCTTCGGATTTTCAACCAAACTTGCAGGATGAAATTAGATTGTATAGCGAAATCAGGCTACATAGCGGGATTGGGTTGGATTTGGATCCTGCTCAAGAAGACGATATTTCTACAGATTGGCAATGTTGCTTGGGTCGATTAGATGACCAGTACCGTTTTGCCGTGACTCTTGGTGGAAATTTGCTACCCATGCAGATAGAGATGAGAACTTTTTCGTTGTCTCATCTCTTTTAA